In Thalassotalea fonticola, a single genomic region encodes these proteins:
- a CDS encoding UDP-N-acetylmuramoyl-L-alanyl-D-glutamate--2,6-diaminopimelate ligase — MPDLPASYFAAFSIAKALARFDISIDDIATKHLVNDSRYVEPGDIFAAVIGTFSEGSSYITSAVAKGASLVIAQCEHNDEHGTVYKVTEQGNNATVINFFELNKQLSLLSAYYYNEPYKDMDLIGVTGTNGKTSCCQLLAQLFTKNNHKSAIVGTLGAGTLDNLEIINNTTPGPTKLQQLLAQFSYADIENVAMEVSSHALSQHRVDANMVDIAVFTNLSRDHLDYHGDMATYADVKKQLFLGTSEQVWVLNADDQFCQSWLSQLPSENRRVMYSVNEINKPLLENDEYLLATNIVCHNRGVSFKLTSSWGNCAINSALLGEFNVANLLAAMAVLLIKGIALTDIAKCTEHLVPVTGRMETYGAEGKATAVVDYAHTPDGLEKALESAKAHCQGELWVVFGCGGDRDKGKRPMMGSIAERFADHIVLTNDNPRSEEPAQITADIKLGIKEVNKVDVIIDRQQAVISALSRAKTNDMVLCAGKGHEDYLIIGDETIAYHEREVVRQFYQGRAKS; from the coding sequence ATGCCTGATCTTCCAGCAAGCTATTTTGCTGCTTTTTCAATTGCTAAAGCGTTAGCTAGATTTGATATCAGCATTGATGATATCGCAACTAAGCACCTAGTTAATGATTCAAGATATGTAGAACCTGGAGATATATTTGCTGCGGTTATAGGCACTTTTTCTGAAGGTAGTTCGTATATAACGTCGGCTGTGGCAAAAGGCGCGAGTTTAGTTATCGCACAATGTGAACATAACGACGAACATGGCACTGTATACAAGGTAACTGAACAGGGTAATAACGCTACCGTGATTAATTTTTTCGAGTTAAATAAACAGTTGTCGTTGTTAAGTGCTTACTATTACAATGAACCATATAAAGATATGGATTTGATTGGCGTTACTGGTACGAATGGTAAAACCAGTTGCTGCCAATTACTGGCACAATTATTCACAAAAAATAATCATAAAAGCGCTATTGTTGGCACCTTAGGTGCAGGTACATTAGACAACTTAGAGATTATAAATAACACCACACCAGGGCCGACCAAACTACAACAATTATTAGCGCAGTTTAGCTATGCCGATATTGAAAATGTTGCCATGGAAGTTTCCTCGCATGCATTAAGTCAACACAGAGTTGATGCCAATATGGTTGATATTGCCGTTTTCACTAATCTAAGTCGCGACCATCTTGATTATCATGGTGATATGGCGACTTACGCCGATGTTAAAAAACAGCTGTTTTTAGGCACCAGTGAGCAGGTTTGGGTTTTAAATGCGGACGATCAATTTTGTCAATCATGGCTAAGCCAATTACCGAGTGAAAATCGTCGGGTAATGTATAGCGTTAATGAAATTAATAAACCTTTACTAGAAAATGATGAATATTTATTGGCAACAAACATTGTTTGTCATAACCGCGGCGTTAGTTTTAAGTTAACCTCAAGCTGGGGTAATTGTGCAATAAACAGTGCGTTATTAGGTGAGTTTAATGTCGCGAATTTACTAGCAGCAATGGCGGTATTGTTAATAAAAGGCATCGCTCTTACCGACATAGCTAAGTGCACTGAACATCTTGTGCCTGTAACCGGGCGCATGGAAACATACGGCGCAGAAGGGAAAGCTACAGCTGTAGTTGATTATGCGCATACACCTGATGGATTAGAAAAAGCATTAGAATCGGCGAAAGCACACTGCCAGGGTGAGCTTTGGGTTGTATTTGGTTGTGGCGGTGACCGAGACAAAGGTAAACGACCAATGATGGGCAGCATTGCTGAGCGTTTTGCCGATCACATCGTACTGACTAATGATAATCCAAGAAGTGAAGAGCCGGCACAAATAACTGCTGACATTAAGCTGGGGATCAAAGAAGTTAATAAAGTAGACGTAATTATTGATAGACAACAAGCGGTTATTTCTGCATTAAGCCGTGCTAAAACAAATGACATGGTTCTGTGTGCAGGTAAAGGCCATGAAGACTATTTAATTATTGGCGATGAAACCATTGCTTATCACGAGCGAGAAGTTGTACGTCAGTTTTACCAAGGAAGGGCAAAATCATGA
- a CDS encoding peptidoglycan D,D-transpeptidase FtsI family protein translates to MTVKKAKRNQDNYKPTTIAWRFYVVLGLICLVYTGLVARAAYIQVIEPGSLIIKGDNRTIRNTLNDTYRGAIVDRNGIELAISVPVQTIYADPKIVIEQNGLAMSRRWKALAQVLNKDVDKLKSRIGTNPKKRFVYLARQVSPSMANYVRELKIPGIYLRKESKRFYPAGEISAHLVGFTNVDDKGIEGLERLYNDRLTGEAGKKKYIKDAKGRKIEILENKDATDPQDVVLSIDQRIQALAYRELKAAVKSFKATSGSVVVVDVKTGEILAMVNGPSYNPNNRKGTATHRFRNRAITDIFEPGSTMKPLTVLTALEFGSAETDTVINTSPGSMRIGGRRVSDPRNYGKLSLTEILKKSSNMGTTKLALDVPKDFLLGKFFEMGFSEDTGTGLVGESSGMLSDRSRWSKFELATLSWGYGLAISPLQLARFYSTIGNGGMKVPLTVLKDPSFNEGEQVLDAINTQAVLEMLEKVVTEGGGKKAKVEGYRVAGKTGTAIKAAAGGGYGNDYVGLFAGVAPVSDPRLAIVVVINEPGGDLYHGGEVAAPVFSRVMAGSLQYLNIAPDDETQISRWSKTFNSKQLQKGANDA, encoded by the coding sequence ATGACGGTTAAAAAAGCTAAACGCAATCAAGATAACTACAAACCGACTACCATCGCGTGGCGGTTTTATGTTGTCTTGGGTTTGATTTGTTTAGTGTATACCGGCCTAGTTGCCCGCGCAGCCTACATTCAAGTTATTGAGCCTGGGTCGTTAATTATTAAAGGCGACAATCGCACTATTCGAAATACACTTAATGACACCTATCGTGGTGCTATTGTTGACAGGAACGGTATCGAACTGGCTATTTCAGTACCGGTGCAAACCATATACGCCGACCCTAAAATTGTGATTGAACAAAATGGTTTAGCAATGAGCCGTCGCTGGAAAGCACTTGCCCAAGTGCTGAATAAAGATGTTGATAAATTAAAGTCTCGTATTGGCACCAATCCTAAAAAACGCTTTGTTTACCTTGCCAGACAAGTGTCGCCATCAATGGCGAACTACGTACGTGAATTGAAAATTCCTGGTATTTATTTAAGAAAAGAGTCTAAACGCTTTTATCCTGCGGGAGAAATTAGTGCTCATTTGGTTGGTTTTACCAACGTTGATGACAAAGGTATTGAAGGCTTAGAACGCTTGTATAACGATCGTTTAACTGGCGAGGCAGGAAAGAAAAAGTACATAAAAGATGCGAAAGGCAGAAAAATTGAAATCCTTGAAAACAAAGATGCTACAGACCCACAAGATGTCGTGTTATCTATTGATCAAAGAATTCAGGCATTAGCTTATCGCGAGTTAAAAGCTGCGGTTAAATCGTTTAAAGCAACTTCCGGCTCAGTGGTTGTCGTTGATGTTAAAACCGGCGAAATTCTTGCTATGGTTAATGGTCCATCGTATAACCCAAATAATCGCAAAGGCACGGCAACCCATCGTTTTCGAAATAGAGCAATTACCGATATTTTTGAACCTGGCTCAACAATGAAACCGTTAACAGTATTAACTGCATTAGAATTTGGCTCAGCAGAGACAGATACTGTGATTAATACGTCACCAGGCTCAATGCGAATCGGTGGACGTCGAGTTTCTGATCCGCGCAACTATGGCAAATTAAGCCTTACTGAAATTCTTAAAAAATCATCAAACATGGGCACCACCAAATTAGCGCTTGATGTGCCAAAAGACTTTTTGTTAGGAAAGTTTTTTGAGATGGGCTTCTCCGAAGATACAGGTACCGGCCTTGTCGGTGAAAGCTCAGGTATGTTGTCCGATAGAAGTCGATGGTCAAAATTTGAATTAGCGACATTATCTTGGGGTTACGGTTTAGCAATTAGTCCTTTGCAGTTGGCAAGGTTTTACTCGACTATTGGCAATGGTGGTATGAAGGTGCCATTAACTGTATTAAAAGATCCAAGCTTTAATGAAGGTGAGCAAGTACTTGATGCAATTAATACTCAAGCGGTTCTAGAAATGCTTGAAAAAGTAGTTACTGAAGGCGGCGGTAAAAAAGCTAAAGTTGAAGGTTATCGTGTGGCTGGTAAAACCGGTACAGCAATTAAAGCTGCAGCAGGTGGTGGTTACGGCAATGACTATGTTGGTTTATTCGCCGGTGTAGCGCCAGTGTCTGATCCTCGATTGGCCATAGTGGTTGTTATTAATGAACCTGGTGGTGACCTGTACCATGGTGGTGAAGTAGCTGCGCCGGTATTTTCAAGAGTTATGGCGGGCTCATTACAGTATTTAAATATTGCTCCAGATGATGAAACTCAAATTAGTCGTTGGAGCAAAACATTTAACAGTAAGCAACTGCAAAAAGGAGCCAATGATGCCTGA
- the ftsL gene encoding cell division protein FtsL, with protein sequence MALGKFVLTQEIWQDIRRFGGTYSLVLLVLLSAFSVIYLTHLNRQTTIAVERLYTERDELDIEWRNLQLEQNSLAEHSEIEYKADKMLHMHRPKPTNEIIIKIP encoded by the coding sequence ATGGCGTTGGGTAAATTTGTATTAACCCAAGAAATTTGGCAAGACATTCGTCGATTTGGCGGTACCTATAGCTTAGTGTTGTTGGTGCTGCTTTCTGCGTTTTCGGTGATTTATTTAACGCATTTGAATAGACAAACAACGATAGCAGTAGAACGACTTTATACCGAAAGAGATGAGTTAGATATTGAATGGCGTAATCTGCAATTAGAGCAAAACTCTTTAGCAGAACATAGTGAAATAGAATACAAGGCCGACAAAATGCTGCATATGCATCGGCCAAAACCAACAAACGAAATAATAATAAAGATACCATGA
- the rsmH gene encoding 16S rRNA (cytosine(1402)-N(4))-methyltransferase RsmH encodes MTTEFSHISVLLQESVDGLAIKPDGTYIDCTFGRGGHSGLILNTLGDNGRLIAVDRDPSAIESAQRFADDPRFSIVHNGFSNLADIASDLAVTDKVDGILLDLGVSSPQLDDASRGFSFMKDGPLDMRMDTTKGQTASEWLMHADVEDITWVLRTFGEEKHAWRIANAIVDAREEEELTTTSQLARIIKTAAPQREIKKHPATRSFQAIRMYINSELEQIENVLVAALDVLKEGGRLVVISFHSLEDRLVKQFMKKHSTGKKVPRGMPIKEEEIQKGKKLALVGKKLKPSKTEVSENVRSRSSVLRVAVRLAKE; translated from the coding sequence ATGACCACAGAATTTTCACACATTTCGGTTTTATTACAAGAGTCCGTTGATGGTTTAGCTATAAAACCAGACGGTACTTATATTGACTGTACCTTTGGCCGGGGCGGTCATTCAGGTTTGATCCTGAACACCTTAGGTGATAATGGCCGATTGATAGCGGTCGACAGGGATCCGTCAGCAATAGAGTCTGCGCAAAGATTTGCTGACGACCCCCGCTTTTCAATAGTACACAACGGCTTTTCTAATTTGGCTGATATCGCCAGCGATTTAGCGGTTACCGATAAAGTGGACGGTATTTTATTAGATTTAGGTGTATCGTCGCCGCAACTTGATGATGCAAGCCGCGGTTTTAGTTTTATGAAAGACGGTCCATTAGATATGCGTATGGACACCACAAAAGGCCAAACGGCGAGCGAGTGGTTAATGCATGCTGATGTTGAAGATATCACTTGGGTATTAAGAACCTTTGGCGAAGAAAAGCATGCTTGGCGAATTGCTAATGCTATCGTCGACGCCCGTGAAGAGGAAGAGCTAACAACAACAAGCCAGTTAGCAAGAATTATTAAAACTGCCGCGCCACAACGTGAAATTAAAAAACATCCCGCTACGCGTAGCTTTCAAGCCATTCGAATGTATATCAATTCAGAGCTGGAACAAATTGAAAATGTATTGGTTGCAGCACTCGATGTATTAAAAGAAGGTGGCCGTTTAGTGGTGATTAGTTTTCACTCATTAGAAGATCGCTTAGTAAAACAGTTTATGAAAAAGCATAGTACCGGTAAAAAAGTACCCCGTGGTATGCCAATTAAAGAAGAAGAAATTCAAAAAGGCAAAAAACTTGCCTTAGTAGGTAAAAAGCTTAAACCAAGTAAAACTGAAGTAAGCGAAAACGTGCGTTCGCGCAGTTCAGTATTACGAGTAGCGGTACGTTTGGCCAAGGAATAA
- the mraZ gene encoding division/cell wall cluster transcriptional repressor MraZ encodes MFRGASNITLDSKNRITIPTKYRETLYADYDGKMICTLHTENRCLLLYPLPEWEELELKLSRLSDMNKSERAIKRILLGNATECELDKNGRLLLNGVLRQHANLDKNVMLVGLFNKFEIWNEADWQAEMQTGITDIQSGELELTERLQDFSL; translated from the coding sequence ATGTTTAGAGGCGCAAGCAACATTACCTTAGACAGCAAAAATCGTATCACGATACCAACCAAGTATCGTGAGACTTTGTATGCTGATTATGACGGTAAAATGATTTGCACACTGCATACAGAAAACCGCTGTTTACTGCTTTACCCTTTACCCGAATGGGAAGAGTTAGAGTTAAAACTGAGTCGTTTATCAGACATGAATAAAAGTGAACGAGCGATTAAACGTATTTTACTAGGGAACGCCACTGAATGTGAACTCGACAAAAATGGTCGTTTATTACTAAACGGCGTACTTCGTCAACATGCCAACTTAGACAAAAATGTAATGTTAGTTGGTTTATTTAATAAGTTTGAAATTTGGAATGAAGCAGATTGGCAAGCAGAAATGCAAACAGGCATTACTGATATCCAATCAGGTGAATTGGAATTAACTGAACGATTACAAGATTTTTCATTATAA
- the tkt gene encoding transketolase — translation MTTRKQLANAIRVLSMDAVQQANSGHPGAPMGMADIAEVLWNDFLKHNPENPNWPDRDRFILSNGHGSMLIYSLLHLSGYDLPLDELKNFRQLHSKTPGHPEYGYTPGVETTTGPLGAGISNAVGMAIAEKTLAAQFNKPGHDIVDHFTYCFLGDGCLMEGISHEASSLAGTLGLGKLIAFWDDNGISIDGHVEGWFTDNTPARFEAYGWHVISDVDGHDPIAISNAIKAAQAETTKPTMICCKTIIGFGSPNKSGSHDCHGAPLGKDEIAAARQFLNWDNEEAFAISDDIYQGWDKKQQGVNRQSDWEQAFVEYKNTYPELASEFERRVIAKDLPSDFAEKADVFIKETQASMANVASRKASQNTIEAFGALLPELLGGSADLAGSNLTLWSGSKGITSDDASGNYLYYGVREFGMSGIMNGISLHDGFINYGATFLMFMEYARNAVRMSALMGIQNIFVYTHDSIGQGEDGPTHQPIEQVPNLRLTPNMTTWRPCDATESAVAWKHAIMKQDGPSALVFSRQGLTHQVRDEEQVNNIAKGGYILQDCVGTPDVILIATGSEVTITLNAANQLSEQGHKIRVVSMPSTSIFDVQDDDYQESVLPSEVHNVVAVEAAHKDFWYKYVGRKGAVIGMETFGESAPGNVLLEHFGFTSDNIVNTALSLLNK, via the coding sequence ATGACCACTCGTAAACAATTAGCCAACGCTATTCGCGTGTTATCAATGGATGCAGTTCAACAAGCAAATTCAGGCCATCCTGGTGCCCCGATGGGTATGGCAGATATTGCCGAGGTGTTATGGAATGATTTTTTAAAGCATAATCCAGAAAACCCTAATTGGCCCGACCGTGACAGGTTCATTTTATCGAACGGTCATGGTTCAATGCTTATCTATTCGTTATTGCATTTATCAGGTTACGATTTACCCCTAGATGAATTAAAAAACTTCCGTCAATTGCACTCTAAAACGCCTGGCCATCCAGAATATGGTTATACCCCAGGAGTTGAAACAACAACAGGTCCGCTTGGCGCAGGTATTTCAAATGCTGTCGGTATGGCAATAGCAGAAAAAACCTTAGCAGCACAATTTAATAAGCCCGGCCATGACATTGTCGATCATTTCACTTATTGTTTCTTAGGCGATGGTTGTTTAATGGAAGGCATCTCTCATGAAGCAAGTTCATTAGCCGGCACGTTAGGCTTAGGTAAGTTAATTGCCTTTTGGGACGATAACGGCATTTCTATTGATGGTCATGTCGAAGGTTGGTTTACCGATAACACCCCTGCTCGCTTTGAAGCTTACGGCTGGCATGTGATCAGTGATGTTGATGGCCATGATCCTATCGCAATAAGCAATGCCATTAAAGCTGCACAAGCTGAAACCACAAAGCCAACCATGATTTGCTGTAAGACTATTATCGGTTTTGGCTCACCAAATAAATCTGGTAGCCACGATTGTCACGGCGCGCCATTGGGTAAAGATGAAATAGCCGCAGCTCGACAATTTCTAAATTGGGATAACGAAGAAGCCTTCGCTATCTCTGACGACATTTATCAAGGATGGGATAAAAAGCAGCAGGGCGTTAATCGCCAATCTGACTGGGAACAAGCCTTTGTTGAATACAAAAATACTTACCCAGAGCTTGCCAGTGAATTTGAACGAAGAGTAATTGCCAAAGACTTACCAAGTGACTTTGCCGAAAAAGCCGATGTGTTTATTAAAGAAACGCAAGCTAGCATGGCCAATGTTGCCTCACGTAAAGCCTCGCAAAATACCATTGAAGCATTTGGCGCATTATTACCAGAATTGTTAGGTGGCTCTGCTGATTTAGCGGGTTCAAATTTAACCTTGTGGTCAGGATCAAAAGGTATCACTAGCGACGATGCTTCAGGCAACTACTTATATTACGGTGTGCGTGAATTTGGCATGAGCGGTATCATGAACGGTATATCTCTTCATGATGGCTTTATTAATTATGGCGCAACCTTTTTAATGTTTATGGAATACGCTCGTAATGCAGTACGTATGTCAGCATTAATGGGCATTCAAAACATTTTCGTTTATACCCATGACTCTATTGGTCAAGGTGAAGATGGCCCTACTCATCAGCCTATTGAGCAAGTACCTAATTTACGTTTAACACCTAACATGACGACTTGGCGCCCATGTGACGCAACTGAAAGTGCGGTTGCCTGGAAGCATGCAATAATGAAACAAGATGGTCCTTCAGCATTAGTGTTTTCTCGCCAGGGTTTAACCCATCAAGTTCGCGATGAAGAGCAAGTAAACAATATCGCTAAAGGCGGCTATATTTTACAAGACTGTGTTGGTACTCCTGATGTTATTTTAATTGCCACCGGCTCTGAAGTAACAATAACCCTGAATGCGGCAAACCAGCTTAGTGAGCAAGGCCATAAAATACGCGTTGTTTCAATGCCAAGTACGAGTATTTTCGATGTTCAAGATGATGATTACCAAGAATCGGTATTGCCAAGTGAGGTTCATAATGTTGTTGCCGTTGAAGCTGCACATAAAGATTTTTGGTACAAATATGTCGGCCGAAAGGGTGCAGTAATTGGCATGGAAACCTTTGGTGAATCAGCACCAGGTAACGTACTGCTTGAACATTTTGGCTTTACCAGCGACAACATTGTAAATACAGCATTATCTCTTTTAAATAAATAG
- the pgi gene encoding glucose-6-phosphate isomerase — MSARTNLPSWKFLQDHAQSMKQHHMKDLFESSDYRFDDFNLKLPAFLFDYSKNLVTKETMAGLFTLARDCELEQWREKMFKGDRINSTEDRSVLHVALRDRSGTPLIVDGENLTEKVNNALAQINVFSERVRTGQWKGYSGKRIKDVVNIGVGGSNLGPQMVTEALKHYSDNSVRVHYVSNVDGTQIADILRPLDPESTLFIVSSKTFTTTETMTNAQTAMKWLVTSAFDESAIAKHFVAVSSNKVNACEFGIKEENIFDMWDWVGGRFSLWSAIGLPIAIDLGYDKFIELLEGAHEMDMHFKNAPLEQNAPVIMALLSVWNCTFLGSQSQAILPYDQPLHKLTAYLQQAEMESNGKSVNWQGQEVDYATVPSIWGEIGINGQHAFYQYLHQSNNVVPADFIGSVESVTPVQGHHDTLMANFFAQTEALMSGVNEQQVREDLKAKGRTQEYIDKVAPHKVHKGNRPSNTILLDRIEPKSLGSLIALYENKIFSQGIILEICSFDQWGVELGKGLANRIYDEIKAQSLVANHDSSTRELINYYKTIKAQK, encoded by the coding sequence ATGTCGGCAAGAACTAACTTACCAAGTTGGAAATTTTTACAAGACCATGCACAAAGCATGAAACAGCATCACATGAAAGATCTGTTTGAAAGCAGTGATTATCGCTTTGATGATTTCAACTTAAAGTTGCCGGCATTTTTGTTCGACTATTCGAAAAATTTAGTCACGAAGGAAACGATGGCAGGTTTATTCACTTTAGCGCGAGATTGTGAATTAGAGCAATGGCGTGAAAAAATGTTTAAAGGCGATCGCATTAATAGCACAGAAGATCGTAGCGTATTGCACGTTGCGCTTCGAGACCGTTCAGGTACACCATTAATTGTCGATGGTGAAAACTTGACCGAGAAAGTAAATAACGCTCTTGCACAGATTAATGTATTTTCTGAAAGAGTACGTACAGGACAATGGAAAGGTTATTCAGGCAAACGCATCAAAGATGTTGTTAATATTGGCGTTGGTGGCTCGAACCTTGGCCCACAAATGGTAACCGAAGCATTAAAGCACTACAGCGACAATAGTGTACGAGTGCATTATGTTTCTAATGTAGATGGTACTCAAATTGCTGATATTTTAAGACCCTTGGATCCTGAAAGCACGTTATTTATTGTATCTAGCAAAACCTTTACCACCACAGAAACCATGACCAATGCGCAAACAGCAATGAAATGGTTAGTGACTTCAGCGTTTGATGAATCGGCCATAGCCAAACATTTTGTCGCGGTCTCTTCAAATAAAGTAAACGCCTGTGAATTCGGTATTAAAGAAGAGAACATCTTTGATATGTGGGACTGGGTTGGTGGTCGCTTTTCTTTGTGGTCGGCAATTGGTTTGCCTATTGCTATTGATCTTGGCTATGACAAGTTTATTGAGCTGCTCGAAGGGGCTCATGAAATGGACATGCATTTTAAAAATGCGCCATTAGAGCAAAACGCACCAGTGATTATGGCACTGTTAAGTGTATGGAATTGCACCTTTTTAGGTTCACAATCACAAGCAATTTTACCTTATGATCAACCCCTTCATAAGCTTACCGCTTATTTACAACAGGCTGAAATGGAAAGTAACGGAAAATCAGTAAATTGGCAAGGCCAAGAAGTAGACTATGCAACTGTACCTTCTATTTGGGGGGAAATAGGTATCAATGGTCAGCACGCCTTCTATCAATACTTGCATCAAAGTAATAATGTAGTCCCTGCTGATTTTATCGGCTCGGTTGAATCAGTTACGCCGGTACAAGGTCATCACGATACGTTAATGGCAAACTTTTTTGCCCAAACAGAAGCGCTGATGAGCGGTGTAAATGAGCAACAAGTACGTGAAGATTTAAAAGCAAAAGGTCGAACACAAGAATACATAGATAAAGTCGCGCCGCATAAAGTGCATAAGGGGAATCGCCCTAGCAATACAATTTTATTAGATAGAATTGAACCTAAATCGTTAGGCAGCTTGATTGCCTTGTATGAAAATAAAATATTTAGCCAGGGCATAATATTAGAAATTTGTTCATTTGATCAATGGGGTGTTGAATTAGGTAAGGGCCTGGCAAACCGTATTTATGATGAAATTAAAGCACAAAGCTTAGTGGCCAACCATGATAGCTCAACCCGTGAACTGATTAATTACTACAAGACTATTAAAGCCCAAAAATAG